The sequence below is a genomic window from Candidatus Deferrimicrobium sp..
TCCCACCCGCTCGCGAAGATCCGGGCGGCATCGTCCCGCGTCACATCGGGGAGGAAGACCCGCGCGGGTCTGGGCAACGGGCGGTATGGGATCCCGGGGACGACTTCCCGGACACGGCTCTCCTCGCCGGATACGGAACGCAGAGGTTCGAGAATCGTCCCGTCGGCGTCCGCGTAGATCAGGTTTGCGTGGCGGCCGAACAGCTCGGCATACAGGGAGGTCTTCGCGTGTTCCGCGTCCGGGCGGCCGGAGACGAAGTCGATCCGCACGGAGCGATCGTACGGGGCGACGAAAAACCCGGCGATCCGCATCCCCTCCAGGTGTTTCCGGAGGAATTGGCAGAAGCGGGGCGGCGACGGCGGGTTCGGGATCTTTCGCGTCGTCAGGTGGATGCGGCACAGTTCCGGGTCCGCGGACAGGAGCAGCCGCTTCTCTCCCCTTCCCCACAGCTCGAGGACGATCTCCTTCTCTCCCGGCTGGTGGACCTTCGAGACCAGCGCTCCGGAAATCTCCGTCGCAAGCTCCGCGATCACCTGCTTGAGGAGAAAGGCGTCCATCGGCTCCATTATAGGGCGGCTATAATGTCGAGGGGAGGATCACCGAAATGCCGTACACCGTCGCCCCCGGATTCCGGATGTATTACGAGGAGCACGGGAGCGGGTTCCCGCTGCTGCTGATCAACGGGCTGGGGAGCGACCATCTCGAGTGGCTTCACCAACTGCCGGTGTTCGCGTCCCATGGTCGGGTGGTCGTCTTCGACAACCGGGGAACCGGGAAGACCGACGTTCCCCCCGGGCCATACACGACGGCGCAGATGGCGGACGACGTCGCATCGCTGCTCCGGGCTCTCGGTATCCCCCGGGCCCACGTTCTCGGCGTCTCCCTGGGGGGGATGATCGCGCAGGAGATGGCGCTGCGGCACCCGGATCTTGTGGAGGGGTTGGTGCTGGGGTGCACCGGGCCGGGGGGAAAACTCTCCGTCCATCCGTCCCCGGAGGCGATGGCGGCGTTCGCCCATGCGAAGGGTGAGGACAGGGAGGCGGAGTTGCGCCGGATGCTCCCGTTTCTCTACACCGACGCGTGCATCCGTGAACGGCCGGAGGAGATCGAGGGATTCGTCCGGAGGCGGCTTGACCTCCCGTCGCCGCTTGAAGGGTACCTCGCCCAACTGTCCGCCGCGGTGACCCACGACGCGTCGTCACGGCTCGAGAAGATCCGGGCGAGGACGCTCGTCATCACGGGAGACGCGGACCGCCTCGTGAATTGGGAGAACTCGCTTCGGCTCGCGGGCCGGATCCCGGGAGCGAAGCTGGTCGTGCTGCCCGGCGCGCCCCACCGCCTCTTCGCGGAGACCGCCGATGCCTTCAACCTGGAAGTCCTCAGGTTCCTGGAAATCCCGAAAGAGCAAACCCCGGAACCGGGACGTTCCTGAGAACGAACGCACAAAACGGTCAGAGAGCGCCGGCGGCTCTGAGATCCTCCTCGAACCGGGCGGCGTTGAATTTGTCCCCGGAGACGATCGTCCCTTCCACGTCGAGGGTGGGTACTTTCCGCATCCCGTCGTTGAGCCGCATCACGATCTCGGCCGCTTCCGGCCGCCGATCGATGTCGATCTCCTCGTACGCGATCCCGTGCTCCCCGAGGAACCTCTTCGCAACTTTACAGTCCCGGCACCACGACGTGGTGTAGATGACGATCCTTTTTCCCATGTTGTCTCTCCTGTTCCGCCGTCGTTCCCCCCGGATTATTCGTTCTGCCCACCGAGGGTCGGCAAGGGGCTCCGCTTCCTACGCTCCCCCGTGGGCCGGATCGAATCGCGATGGTACTTTATGATGTACTCCACCGCATCTTCGGGGGAATCCGTCAGGTAGAACATGTTCAGGTCGACCGAGGAGATCGTCCCCTCTTCGATCAGCGTGTTCTCCATCCAGCGGAGGAGGCCTTCCCAATACTTCCGCCCCATCAGCACGACCGGGAATCGCCGGATCTTTCCCGTCTGGATGAGGGTCAGAGACTCGAAGAACTCGTCCAGCGTTCCGAACCCCCCAGGCATGATGATGTACCCGGAAGCGTATTTCACGAACATCACCTTGCGTGCGAAAAAGTGCCGGAAGGCGAGCGACACGTCCTGATACCGGTTCGGCTTCTGTTCCACGGGGAGCTTGATGTTGAGCCCCACCGAGACGCCCTTCCCCATCTTCGCTCCCTTGTTGGCGGCCTCCATGACCCCGGGGCCGCCTCCGGAGATGATGGCGAACCCTCGCCGTGCCAACATTGTCGCTACTTGAAGAGTGGCCTTGTACGACCAGGCGTCCTTCCTCGTACGTGCGCTGCCGAAGATCGAGATGGCCGGGCCCAGGTCCTTGAGCGTCTCGAACCCCTCCACGAATTCGCTCATGATCCGGAAGACGCGCCACGTTTCGCCGGCACCGAATTCGTCCGCTTTCATCGTTCCTCCTGTTTGTTCCTGATAACCCGCGCTGTCCGGCGATGCCTCTTCAGCCGCTCGCGAGGGCCCGGAAGAAGCGCGACTGAACCTGCTGCGACAGCAGCGCTTTTTTCACCGGGGGGAGGCCGACGACGATCCGCGTCACCGCGCGAAGGGCGGCGTGGTCGAGCCGGTCGAAGTCGTCGAACAGCAGGTTCTGGAACTTCCCCCGCTCGATGGCCATCACCACCGCCCGCTGCCAGGCGGTCTCCGGCACCATCACCCGTTCCTTGCGAGCCGCCATCGAGAGTGAACCTCGCGCGCACGCAGGCTTGCAGACTCCGCAGCCGAGGCAGATCCCGGGGTTCAAGACCGCCTTCTTCCCCTTCCCCTCTCCCTCGATCCGAAGCGCGCCCACGGGGCACTTCTTCGCGCACATCCCGCAACCGTTGCATCTCCCCGGATCGACCGCCGCCTCGAAGGGCGAGGTGATGACCGCGTCGAACATCTTGAACCGGTTGATGGCGGAGAGCATGGCGCAGCAGCAGCCGCAGCAGTGGCAAACATACGCCGGACGACGCCTCACGTTGTCCCCGATATGGACCAG
It includes:
- a CDS encoding alpha/beta hydrolase, yielding MPYTVAPGFRMYYEEHGSGFPLLLINGLGSDHLEWLHQLPVFASHGRVVVFDNRGTGKTDVPPGPYTTAQMADDVASLLRALGIPRAHVLGVSLGGMIAQEMALRHPDLVEGLVLGCTGPGGKLSVHPSPEAMAAFAHAKGEDREAELRRMLPFLYTDACIRERPEEIEGFVRRRLDLPSPLEGYLAQLSAAVTHDASSRLEKIRARTLVITGDADRLVNWENSLRLAGRIPGAKLVVLPGAPHRLFAETADAFNLEVLRFLEIPKEQTPEPGRS
- a CDS encoding glutaredoxin family protein yields the protein MGKRIVIYTTSWCRDCKVAKRFLGEHGIAYEEIDIDRRPEAAEIVMRLNDGMRKVPTLDVEGTIVSGDKFNAARFEEDLRAAGAL
- a CDS encoding TIGR00730 family Rossman fold protein, with translation MKADEFGAGETWRVFRIMSEFVEGFETLKDLGPAISIFGSARTRKDAWSYKATLQVATMLARRGFAIISGGGPGVMEAANKGAKMGKGVSVGLNIKLPVEQKPNRYQDVSLAFRHFFARKVMFVKYASGYIIMPGGFGTLDEFFESLTLIQTGKIRRFPVVLMGRKYWEGLLRWMENTLIEEGTISSVDLNMFYLTDSPEDAVEYIIKYHRDSIRPTGERRKRSPLPTLGGQNE